In the genome of Solibacillus silvestris, one region contains:
- a CDS encoding anti-sigma F factor antagonist yields the protein MYPNDVLIVQLFGELDHHETEKVRTHISKAILQGNVKLLVWNLEHLHFMDSSGIGLVLGRMRELRAVDGQTILLNPSKTMQKIFQYSGLGNLIQFASEQQVISHSEGDCQWITK from the coding sequence ATGTATCCAAATGATGTATTGATTGTCCAACTATTTGGCGAACTGGATCATCATGAAACAGAAAAAGTGAGAACACATATATCGAAAGCTATTTTACAAGGAAATGTAAAATTACTCGTTTGGAATTTAGAGCATTTGCATTTTATGGACAGTTCCGGAATTGGTTTAGTGCTTGGGAGAATGCGAGAACTCCGAGCTGTCGATGGACAAACAATTTTGTTAAATCCGTCAAAAACGATGCAGAAAATATTCCAGTATTCCGGTTTAGGAAATCTTATACAATTTGCATCTGAACAGCAAGTTATTTCACACAGCGAGGGGGATTGTCAATGGATAACGAAATGA
- a CDS encoding transcriptional repressor, whose amino-acid sequence MESRIDRIKKQLHSASYKLTPQREATVAVLLEHEEDHLSAEDVYLLVKEKAPEIGLATVYRTLELLTELKIVDKINFGDGVSRYDLRQEGAKHFHHHLVCIECGAVDEIQEDLLEDVEEIVEKRWNFIIKDHRLTFHGICWRCHDNNDNSGDSDA is encoded by the coding sequence ATGGAGAGCCGTATTGATCGAATTAAAAAGCAACTGCATAGTGCGAGCTATAAGCTGACGCCACAGCGAGAAGCAACAGTAGCGGTTTTATTGGAGCATGAGGAAGATCATTTAAGTGCTGAGGATGTTTACTTATTAGTAAAAGAAAAGGCACCAGAGATTGGACTAGCTACTGTATACCGTACACTGGAGCTTTTAACAGAGCTGAAAATTGTCGATAAAATTAATTTTGGTGATGGTGTATCCCGTTATGATTTACGTCAAGAGGGCGCGAAGCATTTCCATCATCATTTAGTTTGTATCGAATGTGGCGCAGTAGATGAAATTCAAGAAGATTTACTAGAAGATGTAGAAGAAATTGTGGAGAAACGTTGGAACTTTATTATCAAAGATCACCGTCTGACATTCCATGGCATCTGCTGGCGTTGTCATGACAATAATGACAACTCTGGAGACAGCGATGCATAA
- the deoA gene encoding pyrimidine-nucleoside phosphorylase (Catalyzes the reversible phosphorolysis of thymidine, deoxyuridine and their analogues to their respective bases and 2-deoxyribose 1-phosphate), with translation MRMVDIIEKKRNGEELTTAEIRFFVEGYTDGTIPDYQASALCMAIYFQDMTDRERADLTMAMVESGDQIDLSSIAGVKVDKHSTGGVGDTTTLPLTAMVAAVGVPVAKMSGRGLGHTGGTIDKLEAIEGFHVELSSEEFSKQVNDIGMAVIGQSGNLTPADKKLYALRDVTGTVSSIPLIAGSIMSKKIAAGADAIVLDVKTGDGAFMKTVEDSIKLAEAMVKIGNSVGRKTMAIISDMSQPLGYAIGNALEVQEAIDTLKGKGPADLNELCYTLGSQMVVVGGKAKTIEEARKMLEEVVASGAALEVLKKFITAQGGDASVVDDPSRLPQAKFKFDVPAKQAGYISKIEADDIGTAAMLLGAGRATKESEIDLAVGLVLHKKVGDEVKEGESLMTIHANTENVDAVLEKIYAHIFISAEKVEAPKLIEAIITQ, from the coding sequence ATGAGAATGGTAGATATTATTGAAAAAAAACGTAACGGCGAAGAGTTGACAACCGCTGAGATTCGCTTCTTTGTAGAAGGATATACTGATGGCACGATTCCTGATTATCAGGCAAGTGCGTTATGTATGGCTATTTACTTTCAGGATATGACAGATCGCGAACGCGCGGATTTAACAATGGCAATGGTTGAGTCTGGTGATCAAATAGACCTTTCTTCAATTGCTGGTGTAAAAGTAGACAAGCATTCAACAGGCGGAGTTGGCGATACAACGACATTACCATTAACTGCAATGGTAGCAGCTGTCGGTGTTCCGGTAGCAAAAATGAGTGGTCGCGGTTTAGGTCATACAGGCGGTACGATCGATAAGCTTGAAGCAATTGAAGGCTTCCACGTTGAGTTATCAAGTGAAGAGTTTTCAAAACAGGTAAATGATATCGGAATGGCTGTAATTGGTCAATCAGGTAACTTAACACCAGCAGATAAAAAGCTTTATGCGCTACGTGACGTTACAGGAACAGTTTCAAGCATTCCGCTAATTGCCGGTTCAATCATGTCGAAGAAAATTGCTGCAGGTGCAGATGCGATTGTCCTCGATGTTAAAACTGGTGACGGCGCATTTATGAAAACAGTTGAAGATTCAATTAAATTGGCTGAAGCGATGGTGAAAATCGGAAACAGCGTTGGTCGTAAAACAATGGCGATTATTTCAGATATGAGTCAACCATTAGGATATGCAATCGGAAATGCCCTTGAAGTTCAGGAAGCAATCGATACATTAAAAGGTAAAGGTCCAGCTGATTTAAATGAACTTTGCTATACATTAGGCTCTCAAATGGTTGTTGTTGGCGGAAAAGCAAAAACAATCGAAGAAGCTCGAAAAATGTTGGAAGAAGTTGTTGCAAGTGGAGCAGCATTGGAAGTACTGAAAAAATTCATCACTGCTCAAGGTGGGGATGCTTCAGTCGTTGATGACCCATCTCGTTTACCTCAGGCTAAATTCAAATTTGATGTGCCGGCGAAACAGGCGGGCTATATTTCAAAAATTGAAGCGGATGATATCGGAACAGCTGCAATGCTTCTTGGCGCAGGTCGAGCTACGAAAGAATCTGAAATTGACTTAGCGGTAGGACTTGTCCTACATAAAAAAGTAGGCGATGAAGTAAAAGAAGGCGAATCGCTTATGACAATTCATGCTAATACAGAAAATGTCGACGCAGTATTGGAAAAGATTTATGCACATATATTCATTTCTGCAGAAAAAGTCGAAGCTCCAAAATTAATCGAAGCAATTATTACACAATAA
- a CDS encoding site-specific tyrosine recombinase XerD — MQALKDSIEDYLHFIKVERQLSDNTLQSYKRDLVAYARHIHFEQQIMEFDNVMREHILLYLDSLRSVGKSSKTISRQISSIRSFHQFLLREKVTNQDPTVHLEMPKKELSLPKVLSIEEIDALLTAPSVEKPQGTRDIAILEMMYGSGMRISELIDLNLEDVHLTMGFVRVFGKGGKERIIPLGRSAIQACINYLEQARPQLLGDALKNDAFFITQRGKRFTRQGCWKIIKEHAATAGISKEITPHVLRHSFATHLIENGADLRAVQELLGHADISTTQIYTHVSKTRLSEVYKQFHPRA, encoded by the coding sequence ATGCAAGCTTTAAAAGATTCAATAGAAGATTATCTACATTTTATTAAAGTGGAACGGCAGCTTTCTGATAATACACTACAATCCTATAAGCGTGATTTAGTCGCATATGCCCGTCACATCCATTTTGAACAGCAGATTATGGAATTTGATAACGTTATGCGCGAACATATTTTGCTTTATTTGGACAGCTTACGTTCTGTAGGGAAGTCATCGAAGACCATTTCAAGACAAATTTCATCGATTCGTTCCTTTCATCAGTTTTTATTGAGGGAAAAGGTGACAAATCAAGATCCTACCGTTCATTTAGAAATGCCTAAAAAAGAACTGTCCTTACCAAAAGTATTATCAATAGAAGAAATTGATGCACTTTTGACAGCACCGTCCGTTGAAAAACCACAGGGCACAAGGGATATAGCGATTTTGGAAATGATGTATGGTTCCGGTATGCGTATAAGCGAACTGATTGACCTGAACTTGGAGGATGTTCATTTGACGATGGGCTTTGTCCGTGTGTTTGGTAAAGGCGGTAAAGAGCGGATTATTCCACTCGGTCGAAGTGCGATTCAGGCATGTATCAATTATTTGGAACAGGCGCGGCCTCAGCTTTTAGGTGATGCATTAAAAAATGATGCGTTTTTCATTACACAGAGAGGGAAAAGATTCACAAGACAAGGCTGCTGGAAGATCATTAAAGAGCATGCAGCAACAGCAGGTATTTCCAAAGAGATTACACCGCATGTTCTGCGTCATTCCTTTGCGACACATCTGATAGAAAACGGGGCAGATCTACGTGCAGTACAGGAGCTTTTAGGACACGCAGATATATCGACGACCCAGATTTATACACATGTAAGCAAAACTCGTTTATCGGAAGTATATAAACAATTCCATCCGCGTGCTTAA
- a CDS encoding stage V sporulation protein AF yields the protein MTNQLFTSMKIAEGFFNSQFEPDKNFDLCIKEIMIKNLPTLTVYVSGLVNGDSLTDILSELQRDNEEEEILDEQDYFHAHFNYYGVDLAKSIDDFMLGVLSGRVGFVTKSGYCYLAEFRNYPGRNPEEPDNEKVIRGSRDGFAENIILNTALVRRRIRSEKLRFQMHHVTTYSQTDVVLSYMSDLVNDKHLNWLVERLQQIRHDGLTMSDKSLEEWLFKQKYHPLPFVRYTERPDIVAAHILEGHIAIMVDTSPSVMLVPVTMFHLLQHAEEYRQAPLVGTMMRFLRFGAVILSFLLLPFWYLLVTHPELLPDKLAFIGINEKGEIPIFLQILIADIGIEYLRIAAIHTPTPLSTAMGLIAGIIIGQIAIDVGLFSSEIVLYTAITAIFTFAIPNYELSISVKVFRLMLLSATALFGINGFFIGGFLIFTYLCSLKPMNVPYLWPLVPFFPKAFARVIIRTPMSEDAPRPFIVNAKKRKRV from the coding sequence ATGACAAATCAGCTTTTTACATCAATGAAAATTGCAGAAGGATTTTTTAATTCACAATTTGAACCAGATAAAAATTTTGATTTATGTATTAAAGAAATTATGATCAAAAATTTGCCGACATTAACGGTATATGTGAGCGGGCTCGTAAATGGAGACAGTTTGACAGATATTCTTTCGGAATTACAGCGTGACAATGAGGAAGAAGAAATTCTGGATGAACAGGACTATTTTCACGCCCACTTCAATTATTATGGGGTAGATTTAGCGAAATCGATTGATGACTTTATGCTCGGCGTATTAAGTGGCCGGGTAGGCTTTGTAACGAAGAGCGGTTATTGTTATTTGGCTGAATTCCGAAATTATCCTGGTCGGAATCCGGAAGAGCCGGATAATGAAAAGGTTATTCGTGGTTCGCGCGATGGTTTTGCCGAAAATATTATTTTGAACACGGCATTAGTTCGTCGACGAATTCGAAGTGAAAAGCTGCGATTTCAAATGCACCATGTAACGACCTATAGTCAAACAGATGTCGTTCTTTCCTATATGAGTGATTTAGTCAATGATAAGCATCTTAACTGGCTTGTTGAACGACTTCAGCAAATTAGGCATGATGGGTTAACGATGAGTGACAAATCGCTGGAGGAATGGCTGTTTAAACAGAAATATCACCCGTTGCCATTTGTGCGTTATACGGAGCGACCCGATATTGTAGCCGCGCATATTTTAGAAGGACATATTGCAATTATGGTCGATACATCACCTTCCGTCATGCTCGTCCCTGTAACAATGTTCCATTTGCTTCAGCATGCGGAAGAATATCGACAGGCACCGCTAGTCGGGACGATGATGCGGTTCCTTCGTTTTGGAGCGGTCATTTTAAGCTTTCTATTACTTCCTTTCTGGTATTTACTCGTTACACATCCGGAACTACTCCCCGATAAGTTAGCGTTTATCGGGATAAATGAAAAAGGTGAAATTCCTATATTTCTGCAAATATTGATTGCCGATATAGGAATTGAATATTTGCGCATCGCTGCGATTCATACACCGACACCGTTATCGACTGCAATGGGTTTAATCGCCGGTATTATCATCGGACAAATTGCAATCGACGTTGGATTATTTTCGAGTGAAATTGTATTGTATACAGCAATCACCGCAATTTTTACGTTTGCTATTCCGAACTACGAATTGAGTATTTCGGTGAAGGTATTCCGTTTGATGTTATTAAGTGCGACGGCGTTATTTGGTATCAATGGATTCTTTATTGGCGGATTCCTGATTTTTACGTACTTATGCTCATTAAAGCCGATGAATGTTCCGTATTTATGGCCTCTTGTTCCGTTTTTCCCAAAGGCGTTCGCACGTGTCATTATTCGGACACCAATGTCGGAGGATGCTCCAAGACCATTTATAGTGAACGCAAAAAAGCGAAAACGTGTATAA
- a CDS encoding RNA polymerase sigma-F factor (sigma factors are initiation factors that promote the attachment of RNA polymerase to specific initiation sites and are then released; this sigma factor is responsible for the expression of sporulation specific genes and is expressed in the prespore at the onset of sporulation. Interaction with spoIIAB inhibits sigma F activity throughout the cell before the formation of the asymmetric septum; after septation the interaction is confined to the mother cell, and sigma F activity is released in the prespore.), whose product MGNIEQSSETLLTQAYMRELIAKSQQGDQVARKTMIEGNTRLVWSIVQRFASRGVELEDLFQIGCIGLMKSVDKFDLSYEVKFSTYAVPMIIGEIQRFLRDDGMVKVSRSIRELNYKIRHATDDYLKTNEKPPSVAQLAEILQVSQEDILLATDAMRDPASLHDQLFENDGDSITLMDQMRDDKSELAFDYVPLKDMLKRLGKREQSIIYFRYYLDLTQTEIADRLGISQVQVSRLEKKILAQLKSWMDQSTLSR is encoded by the coding sequence ATGGGGAACATCGAGCAGTCATCTGAAACGTTATTAACGCAAGCTTATATGCGTGAACTAATCGCAAAATCACAACAAGGCGATCAAGTTGCGAGAAAAACGATGATTGAAGGAAATACTAGACTTGTCTGGTCTATCGTTCAACGCTTTGCATCAAGGGGTGTTGAACTGGAAGATTTGTTTCAAATTGGCTGTATTGGCTTAATGAAATCGGTTGATAAATTCGACTTGTCCTATGAAGTGAAATTTTCCACATATGCAGTGCCAATGATTATTGGGGAGATTCAACGTTTTTTAAGAGATGACGGTATGGTAAAGGTTAGTCGTTCTATCCGAGAGTTGAATTATAAAATTCGCCATGCGACAGATGACTATTTAAAAACGAATGAAAAACCTCCATCTGTTGCACAATTGGCTGAAATATTGCAAGTGTCCCAAGAAGATATTTTATTGGCAACTGATGCGATGCGTGATCCGGCGAGTTTGCATGATCAGCTATTTGAAAATGATGGAGATTCCATAACGTTAATGGATCAGATGCGGGACGATAAGTCTGAGCTTGCATTTGATTATGTTCCATTGAAAGACATGTTGAAGAGACTTGGAAAACGGGAACAGTCGATCATTTATTTCCGCTATTACCTGGATTTAACGCAAACGGAAATTGCTGATCGTCTCGGTATTTCACAAGTACAAGTATCACGATTGGAAAAGAAAATACTAGCTCAGTTGAAATCATGGATGGATCAGTCTACATTAAGCAGATAA
- a CDS encoding anti-sigma F factor (binds to sigma F preventing its association with RNA polymerase during sporulation), giving the protein MDNEMTLTFLARSENEGLARIAVTSFMAQLDPTIEELSECKTIVSEAVSNAIIHGYADNPHGIITVYAVRYGSEVSVTIKDEGCGIEDIEQAREPLFTTKPDLERSGMGFTIMESFSDFLQVESVLGKGTVVTFTKQILPIGTLVT; this is encoded by the coding sequence ATGGATAACGAAATGACGCTAACTTTTTTGGCGCGCAGTGAAAATGAAGGGTTGGCACGTATTGCCGTTACAAGCTTTATGGCACAACTCGATCCGACAATTGAAGAGCTATCGGAATGTAAAACAATCGTATCAGAAGCTGTATCGAATGCCATCATCCATGGTTATGCCGATAATCCGCATGGCATTATTACGGTTTATGCGGTTCGTTACGGTTCGGAAGTAAGTGTGACAATTAAAGATGAAGGTTGCGGAATTGAAGATATTGAACAGGCACGTGAGCCATTATTTACAACAAAGCCGGATCTAGAGCGTTCCGGAATGGGCTTTACAATTATGGAAAGTTTTTCGGATTTCCTGCAAGTAGAATCCGTACTAGGAAAAGGTACAGTCGTAACATTCACAAAACAAATTTTGCCAATAGGGACACTCGTGACATAA
- a CDS encoding Heat induced stress protein YflT produces MAIIKSVENGVQAKSVIESFITEGYDRDHIHVFANSNKRAEDIADFFNVDASKTPETTEDDKGFLASIKNFFQSTPEDLHHQLADIGVGESEHASAKNDLDAGKVLIVAHHPGK; encoded by the coding sequence ATGGCAATTATCAAATCAGTAGAAAACGGTGTGCAAGCAAAATCAGTAATCGAATCATTTATTACCGAGGGCTATGATCGCGATCATATTCATGTTTTCGCAAACAGCAACAAGCGTGCAGAAGACATTGCAGACTTTTTCAATGTGGATGCGAGCAAAACGCCTGAAACAACGGAAGATGACAAAGGATTCCTGGCATCGATCAAAAATTTCTTCCAAAGTACTCCTGAAGATCTGCACCACCAGCTTGCTGATATTGGTGTAGGCGAAAGTGAACATGCATCAGCAAAGAATGATCTGGATGCAGGTAAGGTCCTGATTGTTGCCCATCATCCTGGGAAATAA
- a CDS encoding sodium-independent anion transporter, which translates to MRVKWSGRFEGYSFAHFKKDLLSGTIVGIIAVPLAMSFAIASGVKPEYGIYTAIIAGILISLLGGSKFQIGGPTGAFVPILLGIVLVYGYENLLIAGLMAGIMLLLMGIFKLGSLIKFIPRPVTVGFTAGIAVIIFTGQIGNFLGLTNMEQHEKFHMNVYEIASNIDTVNFYSLLVAMISFALILMAPKVLPKVPGALIGIIVSSVVTVLFLQGHVATIGSTYGAIPNTLPQFHIPEVTLERIYMLIGPAFVIAMLGGIESLLSAVVADGMTNSKHNSNRELIGQGVANIVTPFFGGIPATGAIARTATNIKSGAVSPLSGVIHGIFVLITLLLLAPLAVHIPLASLAPVLMMVAWNMSERHHFVHILKLKSGDSLVLCITFLLTVFMSLTVAVIAGLILAVILFAKSMSDSLTVSKVLPNLKNENGKVQPHVVADLHECPQISIYTIEGPLFFGAAEKFEQTMLKTIQENPKVFILRMRKVPYIDSTGEEYFRNILQNIKASGGIVFLTNVQPGLEQMLKRSGLYNLMEEEHFYHTTNEAISAAFQYIQLNKCIGCTHYELEECRLLSNGVPLPEQELLVQKKLTEATILRV; encoded by the coding sequence ATGAGAGTTAAGTGGTCTGGAAGGTTTGAAGGCTATTCATTTGCCCATTTCAAAAAGGATCTGTTATCTGGGACGATTGTCGGGATTATTGCTGTACCGTTAGCGATGAGTTTTGCTATAGCTTCTGGGGTCAAACCGGAATACGGAATTTACACAGCAATTATCGCAGGGATTTTAATTTCCTTACTAGGGGGTTCAAAATTTCAGATCGGCGGTCCGACAGGTGCGTTCGTTCCGATTTTGCTTGGGATTGTACTCGTTTACGGGTATGAAAACTTGCTCATCGCAGGTTTGATGGCAGGGATTATGCTGTTGCTGATGGGGATTTTTAAGTTGGGGTCACTGATTAAATTTATCCCGAGACCGGTTACTGTCGGTTTTACTGCCGGAATTGCCGTCATTATTTTTACTGGACAAATCGGAAATTTTTTAGGATTAACGAATATGGAGCAGCATGAGAAGTTCCATATGAACGTTTATGAAATCGCTTCCAATATTGATACCGTTAATTTTTATAGTTTACTTGTTGCAATGATAAGTTTCGCATTGATACTTATGGCACCGAAAGTTTTACCGAAAGTACCGGGTGCTCTTATAGGAATTATTGTGTCATCCGTTGTGACGGTTCTTTTTTTACAGGGGCATGTTGCAACAATTGGCTCCACGTATGGTGCAATACCGAATACACTGCCACAATTCCACATACCGGAAGTTACACTTGAACGTATTTACATGCTTATCGGACCAGCATTTGTTATTGCAATGCTCGGTGGGATTGAATCACTGTTATCAGCGGTTGTTGCAGATGGCATGACGAACAGCAAACATAACAGTAACCGTGAATTGATCGGGCAGGGGGTTGCCAATATCGTTACACCGTTTTTTGGAGGGATACCTGCTACTGGGGCGATTGCCCGAACAGCTACGAATATTAAATCCGGTGCCGTGTCGCCATTGTCAGGGGTAATCCATGGTATCTTCGTTTTAATCACACTATTGTTGCTCGCACCATTAGCGGTACATATTCCACTTGCGAGTTTAGCACCTGTCCTCATGATGGTCGCATGGAATATGAGCGAACGACACCATTTCGTACACATATTGAAACTAAAATCCGGTGATTCGCTTGTACTATGTATTACCTTTTTATTGACAGTATTTATGAGTTTAACGGTTGCCGTAATAGCCGGACTTATTTTGGCGGTGATTCTTTTTGCGAAAAGTATGAGCGATAGCCTTACTGTTTCCAAAGTGCTGCCGAACTTGAAGAACGAGAATGGAAAGGTGCAGCCTCACGTCGTAGCGGATTTACATGAGTGTCCACAAATCAGTATATATACAATAGAAGGTCCTCTTTTCTTTGGCGCTGCCGAAAAGTTTGAACAGACGATGCTGAAGACGATACAGGAAAATCCGAAAGTATTTATCCTCCGTATGCGAAAAGTGCCGTATATCGATTCGACAGGGGAAGAATATTTCCGCAATATCCTTCAAAATATAAAGGCATCTGGCGGAATCGTTTTCTTAACAAATGTTCAGCCAGGATTAGAGCAAATGCTTAAACGAAGCGGATTGTATAATTTAATGGAAGAAGAACATTTTTATCATACGACAAATGAGGCGATTTCAGCAGCATTCCAGTATATCCAGCTAAATAAATGTATTGGATGCACTCATTATGAGTTAGAGGAATGCCGGTTGCTGTCTAATGGAGTGCCCCTGCCAGAGCAGGAATTGCTTGTACAGAAGAAATTGACCGAAGCAACAATATTGCGTGTATAA
- a CDS encoding phosphopentomutase (catalyzes the transfer of phosphate between the C1 and C5 carbons of pentose), whose amino-acid sequence MQPFKKIHVIVMDSVGIGEAPDADKFGDAGSNTLGHIAEKMNGLNMPNMEKLGLSNIRELKGINKTEEPAAFYGMMQEASVGKDTMTGHWEIMGLNIDTPFKVYPEGFPEELISKLEAATGRKVLCNLPYSGTAVIDDYGPEHMETGAIIVYTSADPVMQIAAHEEIIPVEELYKICEIARKLTLDAEFLVGRVIARPFVGQPGNFTRTSNRHDYALTPFGRTTMAEMKDSNLDVIAIGKISDIFNGDGVTEAIRTKDNTDGMDKMAEVVRRDFHGISFLNLVDFDANFGHRRDPIGYGQALEEFDRRLPEVLDALSADDLLIITADHGNDPTFPGTDHTREYVPLIVYSPRFTAGAELELRETFADIAATIADNFNIAAPQFGKSFLAELK is encoded by the coding sequence ATGCAACCGTTTAAAAAAATACATGTAATTGTAATGGACTCTGTTGGTATCGGTGAAGCACCGGATGCCGATAAATTTGGCGATGCTGGCTCAAATACATTAGGACATATCGCAGAAAAAATGAATGGCTTAAATATGCCGAATATGGAGAAATTGGGTTTATCGAATATTCGTGAACTTAAAGGGATTAATAAAACTGAAGAACCGGCTGCATTTTACGGCATGATGCAAGAAGCATCTGTTGGTAAAGATACAATGACGGGTCACTGGGAGATTATGGGGCTTAACATCGATACGCCGTTTAAAGTATATCCTGAAGGCTTTCCTGAAGAACTGATTTCTAAGTTGGAAGCTGCAACTGGCCGCAAGGTGCTTTGTAATTTACCGTACAGTGGAACCGCTGTCATTGACGATTACGGTCCGGAACATATGGAAACAGGTGCAATTATTGTGTATACATCGGCAGACCCGGTTATGCAAATTGCAGCACATGAAGAAATTATTCCAGTAGAAGAACTTTATAAAATTTGTGAAATTGCACGTAAACTAACGTTGGACGCTGAATTTTTAGTAGGTCGTGTCATTGCCCGCCCGTTCGTTGGCCAACCAGGCAATTTTACGCGTACATCAAACCGTCATGACTATGCATTAACGCCATTTGGACGCACAACAATGGCTGAAATGAAGGACTCGAATCTTGATGTCATTGCAATCGGTAAAATCTCGGACATCTTTAATGGTGACGGGGTAACAGAAGCGATCCGTACGAAAGACAACACGGACGGTATGGATAAGATGGCGGAAGTTGTTCGTCGTGATTTCCATGGCATTAGCTTCTTGAACCTAGTGGACTTCGATGCGAATTTTGGACACCGACGTGATCCAATTGGCTATGGTCAAGCATTGGAAGAATTTGACCGTCGTTTACCGGAAGTTCTGGATGCTTTGTCAGCAGATGATTTGCTGATTATTACGGCAGATCACGGGAACGACCCGACATTCCCTGGTACAGACCATACACGTGAATACGTACCATTAATTGTTTACTCACCGCGCTTTACAGCTGGGGCAGAATTAGAGTTACGTGAAACATTTGCGGATATTGCAGCAACAATTGCAGATAATTTTAATATTGCGGCACCGCAGTTCGGAAAAAGCTTTTTAGCAGAGCTGAAATAA